From Cloacibacillus sp., one genomic window encodes:
- a CDS encoding DUF1622 domain-containing protein, whose product MEELRTTLHLFAEYAGAFIEYISIFIIMSGVAAAIYRGGRLLYLGRVNHSKIVRNQWIQVRLSFEDTLMLGLQFLMAADIIGTISNPDLQGVIILSVIVLLRVILSFTLSREVAEMDKQTKVIQSSSSHAD is encoded by the coding sequence TACGCGGGGGCTTTTATTGAATATATCAGCATTTTTATAATCATGTCAGGGGTCGCCGCGGCCATTTACAGGGGGGGACGCCTGCTTTATCTTGGGCGCGTCAATCATTCCAAGATAGTGCGCAATCAGTGGATACAGGTGCGGCTTTCCTTTGAAGATACTCTGATGCTGGGGCTGCAGTTTCTGATGGCGGCCGATATCATCGGAACGATCAGCAATCCTGACCTCCAGGGCGTCATAATCCTTTCCGTCATTGTGCTGCTGCGGGTCATTTTGAGCTTCACGCTGTCGCGCGAGGTGGCGGAGATGGACAAACAGACCAAGGTCATACAGTCCAGCTCTTCGCACGCCGATTGA